A single Gigantopelta aegis isolate Gae_Host unplaced genomic scaffold, Gae_host_genome ctg7014_pilon_pilon:::debris, whole genome shotgun sequence DNA region contains:
- the LOC121366757 gene encoding uncharacterized protein LOC121366757, producing the protein MYRNTSVKIMFEVQCKAECASLTTPEDVEVLTVTEGKDKTFTCRIGGASPEPEVKLRLNGTSTTDPSVRKVSTSVASQSGETLCRPRKYDRYSPLTTTQFGYSPDRRHDGKFVYCSARNSKMGINDEVTSNKIRLIVQYGPIGKDIAFKPDGAFYTVQESESVTVTCFTDCNPSCTYAWAYQDKVIVYGSRLFLPAATRLEAGYYKCTARNPGNGVTAERFLKLRVQYGSLSTGAAIGIGLAAGVVVASVVAVLICCVVRRKTQRRNRKRSDSEKHT; encoded by the exons ATGTATAGAAATACTTCAGTGAAGATTATGTTTGAAGTTCAAT GTAAGGCTGAATGTGCATCCTTGACCACCCCTGAAGATGTAGAGGTGCTAACAGTAACGGAGGGAAAGGATAAGACATTTACATGTCGTATTGGTGGTGCCAGCCCTGAGCCGGAAGTTAAACTTAGACTGAATGGCACATCTACTACGGATCCATCTGTTCGTAAAGTATCAACATCAGTAGCTTCTCAGTCCGGAGAGACACTTTGTCGTCCTCGAAAGTATGATAGGTATTCTCCATTAACAACAACGCAATTTGGGTATAGTCCCGACAGACGCCATGATGGAAAATTCGTGTACTGCTCAGCCAGGAACAGTAAAATGGGAATTAACGACGAGGTGACCTCCAACAAAATACGTCTGATAGTTCAGT ATGGGCCAATAGGGAAAGACATTGCGTTCAAGCCAGATGGAGCTTTCTACACAGTTCAGGAATCTGAATCGGTGACAGTGACCTGTTTCACAGACTGTAACCCGAGCTGCACCTACGCCTGGGCTTATCAGGACAAAGTTATTGTTTATGGTAGTCGTCTTTTTCTTCCTGCTGCCACACGACTGGAGGCTGGCTATTACAAATGTACGGCGAGAAATCCAGGGAACGGTGTCACTGCTGAACGATTTCTGAAACTACGGGTACAGT ATGGTTCCCTGTCTACTGGTGCTGCAATTGGAATAGGACTCGCTGCGGGTGTCGTTGTTGCGAGTGTCGTTGCTGTCCTTATTTGTTGTGTAGTACGCAGAAAGACACAACGTCGAAATa gGAAAAGGTCTGATTCCGAAAAACATACGTAA